In Haloterrigena turkmenica DSM 5511, a single genomic region encodes these proteins:
- a CDS encoding ABC transporter substrate-binding protein, whose translation MVRQVKRRWVLSGIGSAGAIGLAGCIGDEGAVEGGGPAVLNIIGYPESGIQIFRDFYADFDTGTEIIVPDGLQDGDLPDEVGNDMTNVTGTAPASQGPHEDAFAELYEDEYGESPGVFTSHTFDAVAVCTLANVAAGENDGQTIRDQMRRVANPGGDEYGPGELQEAAEAAAAGDEITYQGASSAVDFDDVGDPAEAAYDVWGFSDGDIETVDTITFEGDGPGGEMADESPGGTGRDVMVAMLLPETGDLGELGTPMIDAGRLAIQRMEGVDLTFDLQVEDTETDEDTTLSNGGALIDAGYPAIVGAASSGNSVPLVGETSSAGVVQCSPASTALSLSNVEDDGYFFRTAPSDLLQGQVMAEVSANRLEADQVATLYVNNDYGQQLSEQYVESFENDQDGEALNEVSFEPGQGTYTGELESALAE comes from the coding sequence ATGGTACGGCAAGTCAAACGGAGGTGGGTACTTAGTGGGATCGGTAGTGCAGGTGCGATCGGTCTCGCCGGATGTATCGGCGACGAAGGGGCCGTCGAAGGAGGCGGCCCGGCCGTCCTGAACATCATCGGCTACCCGGAGAGCGGCATTCAGATCTTCCGGGACTTCTACGCCGACTTCGACACCGGGACGGAGATCATCGTTCCCGACGGCCTGCAGGACGGCGATCTCCCCGACGAAGTCGGGAACGACATGACGAACGTCACCGGCACCGCGCCGGCGTCCCAGGGCCCGCACGAAGACGCCTTCGCAGAGCTCTACGAGGACGAGTACGGCGAATCACCGGGCGTGTTCACCTCGCACACGTTCGACGCCGTCGCGGTGTGTACCCTCGCGAACGTCGCGGCCGGCGAGAACGACGGCCAGACGATCCGAGATCAGATGCGCCGGGTCGCGAACCCCGGCGGCGACGAGTACGGACCCGGCGAACTCCAGGAGGCCGCCGAAGCCGCCGCGGCCGGCGACGAGATCACCTATCAGGGCGCTTCGAGCGCGGTCGACTTCGACGACGTCGGCGACCCCGCGGAGGCCGCCTACGACGTCTGGGGGTTCAGCGACGGTGACATCGAAACGGTCGATACGATCACTTTCGAGGGGGACGGCCCCGGCGGCGAGATGGCCGACGAGTCGCCCGGCGGGACCGGTCGCGACGTGATGGTCGCGATGTTGCTCCCCGAGACGGGGGACCTCGGCGAACTCGGCACCCCGATGATCGACGCCGGCCGCCTGGCCATTCAACGGATGGAGGGAGTCGACCTCACGTTCGATCTGCAGGTCGAGGACACGGAGACCGACGAGGACACGACCCTCAGCAACGGCGGGGCGCTCATCGACGCAGGGTATCCCGCGATCGTCGGCGCCGCGTCGTCCGGCAACTCCGTCCCGCTGGTCGGCGAGACCAGCAGCGCGGGCGTCGTCCAGTGTTCGCCGGCCAGTACGGCGCTGTCCCTGTCGAACGTCGAGGATGACGGCTACTTCTTCCGGACCGCGCCGAGCGACCTGCTGCAAGGGCAGGTGATGGCGGAGGTCTCCGCGAATCGCCTTGAGGCGGACCAGGTGGCCACGCTGTACGTCAACAACGACTACGGGCAGCAACTCTCGGAGCAGTACGTCGAGTCCTTCGAGAACGATCAGGACGGCGAGGCGCTCAACGAGGTCTCGTTCGAGCCCGGACAGGGCACGTACACCGGCGAACTCGAGTCCGCACTGGCCGAGTAG
- a CDS encoding ABC transporter ATP-binding protein, whose protein sequence is MAMLDVTDLDAGYGDLQILHGVDLEVAEDEYVVIVGPNGAGKSTAMKSVFGLTTYMGGTVEFKGGDITGRSPDEIIHEGIGYVPQNDNVFPSLTVRENLEMGAYILDEVPEAALESVFDQFPVLRERQDQKAGSMSGGQQQMVAMGRALMLDPDLLLLDEPSAGLAPDLVDEMFDHVNAINASGTAVLVVEQNAKEALRRCDRGYVLVQGSNRYEDAGEVLLNDDEVRQQFLGG, encoded by the coding sequence ATGGCGATGCTCGACGTCACTGACCTCGACGCCGGCTACGGGGACTTGCAGATCCTGCACGGCGTCGATCTCGAGGTGGCCGAAGACGAGTACGTGGTCATCGTCGGCCCCAACGGCGCCGGGAAGTCGACGGCCATGAAGTCCGTCTTCGGACTGACGACGTACATGGGGGGGACGGTCGAGTTCAAAGGGGGGGACATCACCGGCCGCTCGCCCGACGAAATCATCCACGAGGGAATCGGCTACGTTCCCCAGAACGACAACGTCTTCCCGTCACTGACGGTCCGCGAGAACCTCGAGATGGGCGCGTACATCCTCGACGAGGTACCGGAGGCGGCACTCGAGAGCGTATTCGATCAGTTTCCCGTACTACGCGAGCGACAGGATCAGAAGGCGGGCTCGATGAGCGGCGGCCAACAGCAGATGGTCGCGATGGGGCGCGCGCTGATGCTCGATCCCGACCTGTTGTTGCTCGACGAACCCAGCGCGGGCTTGGCCCCCGACCTCGTCGACGAGATGTTCGACCATGTCAACGCGATCAACGCCAGCGGCACCGCCGTCCTGGTCGTCGAACAGAACGCGAAGGAGGCGCTGCGCCGCTGCGACCGGGGCTACGTCCTCGTTCAGGGATCGAACCGATACGAGGACGCCGGCGAGGTTCTGCTGAACGACGACGAGGTCCGCCAGCAGTTCCTCGGCGGGTAG
- a CDS encoding ABC transporter ATP-binding protein — MTSESPDRPTDDVELAVDGLVKRFGGITAVDGATFEVESGSMTGLIGPNGAGKSTTFNCITGIHEPDAGTVTFQGEDITGIRPYQCAEYGLVRTFQIAREMANMTVLENLMLPAKRQRGEALWRSVLPVTRREVVREERELLERVWDSLEFFEIQHLAEEKAGTLSGGQRKLLELARALMTDPEMLLLDEPFAGVNPTLEKKLLEHVHDLREEGYTFLIVEHDMDLIMENCERVIVMHQGSVLAEGAPGAITSNERVIEAYLGGEV, encoded by the coding sequence CTGACGAGCGAGAGCCCGGATCGACCGACGGACGACGTCGAGTTGGCCGTCGACGGCCTGGTCAAGCGCTTCGGCGGGATCACGGCCGTCGACGGCGCGACGTTCGAAGTCGAGTCGGGATCGATGACCGGACTGATCGGTCCCAACGGCGCCGGGAAGTCGACGACGTTCAACTGCATCACGGGGATCCACGAACCCGACGCCGGAACGGTGACGTTCCAGGGAGAGGACATCACGGGCATCAGGCCCTACCAGTGCGCCGAATACGGGCTCGTTCGGACGTTCCAGATCGCCCGCGAGATGGCGAACATGACGGTCCTCGAGAACCTGATGCTGCCGGCGAAGCGCCAGCGGGGCGAAGCGCTCTGGCGATCGGTGTTGCCGGTCACCCGCCGAGAAGTCGTCCGAGAGGAGCGCGAACTCTTAGAGCGCGTATGGGACTCCCTCGAGTTCTTCGAGATTCAGCACCTCGCGGAGGAGAAAGCGGGGACCCTCTCGGGCGGCCAGCGGAAGCTCCTCGAGCTGGCGCGCGCGTTGATGACCGACCCGGAGATGCTCCTGCTCGACGAGCCGTTCGCGGGCGTCAACCCCACGCTCGAGAAGAAGCTGCTCGAGCACGTCCACGACCTCCGCGAGGAGGGGTACACGTTCCTGATCGTCGAACACGACATGGACCTCATCATGGAGAACTGCGAGCGCGTCATCGTCATGCATCAGGGATCGGTCCTGGCCGAGGGGGCCCCCGGAGCGATCACCTCGAATGAGCGGGTCATCGAGGCCTATCTCGGAGGTGAGGTCTGA
- a CDS encoding branched-chain amino acid ABC transporter permease, protein MSANTTANATDERTQLEALWERDAVKIFVAFAAIYLVYAAIGLALGYSLDGIVNTLRRMTYLIAVYGMVTLALNLHWGYTGLFNIGVAGFMAIGLYVTMMLAKPVDPTGAAQYPGLGLPMPIAIAGGVVAAGLAGLVVAIPALRLRADYFAITTIAFAEIVRLGLTSGMAQQFSVLGAELGTGGGRGLTRNYGDPMNVIFELEAFSSFVDLTNALFGFGPTQARALVYSIVLVLVLIGFYWLIQRTSRSPFGRVLKAIREDEEAAQSLGKNTNRFKIKVFVLGCALMGLAGILWRVRRTGVTPTAFRPHVTFYIWIALIIGGAGSNTGSVLGSGLFVAVLFEGPRYVRRLIEEVITVGDAPNTFAGAVAPLLSANPAPFLRYTFDEFLTLQFVLMGVALVLLMHRRPDGLLGHREETAAAIPLTDRPAAETGAGPRPGGTDSDHGGDSQ, encoded by the coding sequence ATGAGCGCGAATACGACCGCGAACGCGACGGACGAACGGACCCAATTGGAAGCGCTCTGGGAGCGGGACGCCGTGAAGATCTTCGTGGCCTTCGCGGCGATCTATCTCGTCTACGCGGCGATCGGACTCGCGCTCGGCTACTCCCTCGACGGGATCGTCAACACCTTGCGGCGGATGACCTATCTGATCGCCGTCTACGGGATGGTCACGCTGGCGCTGAACCTCCACTGGGGGTACACCGGTCTGTTCAACATCGGCGTCGCGGGGTTCATGGCGATCGGTCTGTACGTGACGATGATGCTGGCGAAACCGGTCGATCCGACCGGCGCCGCACAGTACCCGGGGCTCGGGCTCCCGATGCCGATCGCGATCGCCGGCGGCGTCGTCGCCGCCGGCCTGGCGGGCCTCGTCGTCGCGATCCCCGCGTTGCGCCTCCGGGCCGACTACTTCGCGATCACGACGATCGCCTTCGCGGAGATCGTCCGGCTGGGGCTCACCTCGGGTATGGCCCAGCAGTTCAGCGTTCTCGGGGCCGAACTGGGGACCGGCGGCGGTCGCGGTCTCACTCGAAACTACGGCGATCCGATGAACGTCATCTTCGAGCTCGAGGCGTTCTCCTCGTTCGTCGACCTCACGAACGCCCTGTTCGGATTTGGGCCGACGCAGGCGCGGGCGCTGGTCTATTCGATCGTGCTCGTGCTCGTCCTGATCGGGTTCTATTGGCTCATCCAGCGGACCAGTCGGTCGCCGTTCGGACGCGTCCTCAAAGCGATCCGCGAGGACGAAGAGGCCGCCCAATCGCTCGGGAAGAACACGAACCGATTCAAGATCAAGGTGTTCGTGCTCGGCTGTGCCCTGATGGGCTTGGCCGGCATCCTCTGGCGGGTCCGCCGTACCGGCGTGACGCCGACGGCGTTCCGACCGCACGTCACGTTCTACATCTGGATCGCGCTGATAATCGGTGGCGCCGGTTCGAACACCGGCAGCGTCCTCGGCTCCGGGCTCTTCGTCGCGGTGCTGTTCGAGGGACCACGCTACGTGCGCCGCCTGATCGAGGAGGTCATCACGGTCGGCGACGCGCCGAACACGTTCGCCGGCGCCGTGGCGCCGCTGCTCTCGGCGAACCCGGCGCCGTTCCTGCGCTACACCTTCGACGAGTTCCTGACGCTGCAGTTCGTGCTGATGGGCGTCGCGCTCGTCCTCCTCATGCATCGACGGCCCGACGGGCTGCTCGGCCATCGGGAGGAGACGGCGGCGGCGATCCCCCTGACGGATCGACCCGCCGCCGAGACCGGTGCCGGACCCCGTCCCGGAGGGACAGATTCCGATCACGGCGGTGATTCCCAGTGA